The Streptomyces noursei ATCC 11455 sequence GATGACGGGGTTGGCGGGGTTGGAGTTGACGTCGGCGGAGGGGGCCCAGTTGACGTTGATGCCGCAGTCGGCCAGGCGGCGGCCGAGTTCGCGGGCGACGGCGCGGGTCAGCTCGGTGTCGTCGACGGCGCCGAGCGCGAGGTTGCCCGGGAAGGAGGAGCCGCCGCGCACTTCGAGGCGGGTGACGTCGCCGCCCTCCTCGTCGATGGCGATCAGCAGGTCACCGCGGACGTCGCGCAACCGGCCGGAGAGGGCGGCGAGTTGTTCGGGGCCGTGCACGTTGCGACCGAAGAGGGCGACGGTCGCGAGGCCCTCGTCGAGGCGGCGCAGCAGCCAGTCCGGCGCGGTGGTGCCGGTGAAGCCGGGCTGGAGGACGGCGAGCGCGTCCCGGGTGAGGGTGTCGATGGAGCGGGTGACGGTGGCCATGGCTATCCCTTCACCGCGCCGGAGGTCAGACCGCCGACGGCCTTGCGTTGCAGGAACAGGAAGAGGACGAGGATCGGGAGGGCGAAGAGGGAGGCGGCGGCCATCGTGGCGCCCCAGTCGTTGCCGAACTGGGTCTGGAACTGGGACAGCCACAACGGCAGGGTGCCGGCGCCGGGCTCCTTGTTGAGCACCAGCACGAGCGGGAACTCGTTCCAGGCGGTGATGAAGCCGAAGAGGGAGGTGGCCATCAGGCCGGGGGCCAGCAGCGGCAGGACGACCTTGACGAACGCCTGGCGGCGCGAGCAGCCGTCCACCATCGCGGACTCCTCCAACTCCTTGGGCACCGCGGCGACATAGCCGCGCAGCGTCAGGAGGGTGAAGGGCAGCACCATCAGCATGTAGAAGAAGGTGAGCGGCAGCAGGCTGTTCAGCAGGTCCGCGTCCCGGACGATCATGTAGATCGAGATCACCATGACCTCCCAGGGCGCCATCTGGGCGACCATGAAGGTCAGCAGGATGCCCTTGCGGCCCTTGAACCGCATCCGGGCGATGGCGAACGAGCCGCACAATCCGATCACCAGCGACAGCCCGACGGCGACCACGGTCACCAGGACGGAATTCCCGGCCAGCCGCCAGAAGTTCGGGGCGGCCACGGCCGTCACGAAGTGCGAGAAGGTGCCGTGGAACGGGAACCACACCGGGTCCTCGCTGAGGATGTCCTGGGTCGGCTTGAAGGCCGTGGCGAACATCCAGTACACGGGGAAGGCGAAGACGAGCGCGAGGACGGCGGCTGTCGCGTTGGGCCAGATCCGGCCGGCGAGTGAGCGCTTCACAGCGCGTCCTCCTCTTGCTTGAGCGTCAGGCGCAGGTAGTACGCGGTGAGGGCGAGCAGCACCACGATGGTCAGCACGGAGATCGCGGCGCCCATCCCGAAGTGGAGGTTGCCGACGCCCTCGGTGAAGGCGTAGATCGGCAGCGTCTCGGTGAGCCGGTCGGGGCCGCCCTGGTTGATCGCGAAGATCTGCGGGAACGCCTTGAAGACCCAGATGACTTCGAGGAACGTCGTGGCCATGAAGAAGGGGCGCAGGAAGGGGAAGGTGACGGAGGTGAAGATCTTCCAGGTGCCGGCGCCGTCCATCCGGGCCGCTTCGTAGAGCTCCTTGGGGATCGTCGTGGTGGCGGCGTAGAGGTTGAGGGCCACGAAGGGCAGCGACTGCCAGACGATCAGGACGGTGATGACGAAGAAGGTGGACAGCTGGGTGCCGACCCAGTCGTAGCGAGCCATGGAGTGCCAACCGAGGTGGTCCAGCACCCAGTTGACGACGCCGTAGCGGGAGTCGAAGAGCCACTGGAAGACGGTGGTGGCGGCGATCGACGGCATCGCCCAGGCCAGCACCAGCGCCACCGACAGCGTCAGCCGCATCTTCTTGCCCAGCCGGGCCAGCAGCAGTCCGAGCAGGGTGCCCAGCACCATGATCAGGACGACGTTGACGGCGGTGAAGACGACGGTGCGGACGGTGACCCGCCAGAACTGCTCGCTGCCCAGGACCTCCTGGTAGTTGCCCAGCCCCCGCCAGTCGGTGAGGTGCTGGATCAGCTCCTTCATGTTGAGGTTCTGGAAGGAGAGCACCAGGTTGCGGACGAGCGGCCAGCCCAGGAAGACCGCGGTGGCGAGCAGGGCGGGGAGCAGCAGGAGGTAGGGGGCGGCCCGCCGGCCGCCGGCGCCGCTCCGGGCCGGCGGTGCGCCGCCCTTGCCGGTCCGCGGCACGGTCCTCCCCGCCGCTTCGTCGAGCTGCACTGCCATGAGCGTGTGGTCCCCTCGTTCCCGTGGATGCGCCTGTGGTGCCCGTGGCGGCGGCCGCCGGTCCCGCGGGGGCCGGCCCGGCGCGGTGGCGGCGGCCGCGGTCGCTGTCCCGGGCGTACGGGCGGGGCGGCAGGGACGCCCGGCCCGTACGCGTCCGGTGGCCGGCTACTGCTTGGCGAGCCGTGCGTTCAGCTCGGACTCGATGTCCTTGGCGGCGTCGGTCGGGGCCTTACCGTTCAGGACCGCGGTCATGTAGTTCTTGATCGGGTTCGGCACATTCTCGACCGCGGCCCACTGCGGGATCAGCGGGGTGGTGCCGCCGGACTTCTCGGCGGCCGGGGCGGCGGCCGCGGCGGCCGGGTTGTCCTTGGCGGCGCCGGCCAGGGCCGGCGACTTGGGCGTCCAGCCGGATTCCTTGACCATCTGGGCGTCGTTGTCCTTGGAGAGGGCGACCTTGAGGAATTCCTTGGCGAGTTCCTGGTTCTTGCTCATTCCGGCGACGGCGAAGTTGGAGCCGCCGAGGAAAACACCCTCGGGCTTGGCGGCACTCTCCCCCGGAATGGTGAAGAATCCGATGTCGTCCTTGATCTTCGGGTTGGCCTTGATGGCGGTGGCCGCCTCGTAACCCATGGCGATGATGGCGCCGGTCTTCCCCTTGGCGAAGATCTCGCCCTGCTGCGGGGTGGCCTCGTCCTTATTCTTGGGGGCGGTGCTGAACGCCTGGTACTGCTTGTAGATGTCCATCGCCTTGGCGACCTTGGGGTCAGAGAAATTCGAGACCCATTTGTCGCCCTCCTTCTTCACCAGTTGCGCACCGGTGCCGATGGTCAGGCCGTCGAGGAAGTACCAGTTCTGGCCGGGCAGGTAGAGCGGCTCGGCGTCGGTCTTCCGCTTGACGGCATCGAGGTCGTGGAAGAGCTCGGCGCGGGTGGTGGGGAGCTTGGTGATCCCGGCCTGGGCCCAGATCTTCTTGTTGTACATCACCACGCGGTTGCCGGCGAACCACGGCAGGGCGTACTGCTTCCCGTCCACCATCGCGGCCTTGTTGAAGGCGTCGTTCCAGTCGGCGCCGATCTCCTTCTTCAGATCGCCGAGGTCGACCAGGGCGCCGGCCTTGGCGTAGGCGGCGGTCTGGGTGTTGCCGATCTCGACGACGTCCGGCGGGGTGTCCTCGGAAAGCGCGGTGCTCAGTTTCTGCTGAATTCCGTTCCACTGCTGGACCTTGAATTCCACAGTGGCGCCGGTCTTCTTCTTGAATTGCTCGGACACCTGCTTGGTCCATTGGTCCGGATTGGAGCCGGACATCACCCATACGGTCAGCTTCTGTCCCTTGAAGCCGTCGGCACCCGCATTTCCGCCGCTCGACCCACAGGCAGCGACACTCACCAGCATTCCCGCGACCGCGGTCGCCGCTATGAGCCCACGCTTCATCGCGCTCTCCCCCTCAAGGACGGGTTTGGCTTTAATGGTTTAGACCAGTTCCCGCAGCTTGGCCTAGACCTTTAGGGGTGTCAAGGGTGTATAAGAGTCGCTGTCAGGTCCGTTACCGGACCGACATCTGACGGGGCGGGACCCGCGTGGCCCCCCGGACACCCCGTCCGTGCCACGATGTGAGCCGCTACGTACGGAGGAGCCGGTGACGGCAGCACGACAGGCATCGGAGAGGCGGGTCATGGACACCGAGGCGGGCAGCGCCGAGAGCGGCGGCAGCGCCACACGCACCGCCCGGGTGCCCAAGTACTACCGCCTCAAGCGGCATTTGCTGGAGATCACCGAGACCCTGCCGCCGGGCACCCCGGTGCCGCCCGAGCGCACCCTCGCCGCGGAGTTCGACACCTCCCGCACCACCGTCCGCCAGGCCCTCCAGGAGCTGGTCGTCGAGGGCCGTCTGGAGCGCATCCAGGGCAAGGGCACCTTCGTCGCCAAGCCCAAGGTCTCCCAGGCGCTGCAACTGACCTCCTACACGGAGGACATGCGGGCCCAGGGCCTGGAGCCGACCTCCCAGCTGCTGGACATCGGCTACGTCACCGCCGACGACCGGCTGGCCGGGCTGCTGGACATCGTCCCCGGCGGCAGGGTGCTGCGCATCGAGCGGCTGCGGCTGGCCAGCGGCGAGCCGATGGCCATCGAGACCACCCACCTGTCGGCCAAGCGGTTCCCGGCGCTCCGCCGCAACCTCGTCAAGTACACGTCGCTCTACACCGCGCTGGCCGAGGTCTACGACGTCCGGCTGGCGGAGGCCGAGGAGACCATCGAGACCTCGCTGGCCACCCCGCGCGAGGCCGGGCTGCTGGGCACCGACGTCGGCCTGCCGATGCTGATGCTCTCCCGGCACTCCCTGGACGCCCACGGGCAGCCGGTGGAGTGGGTGCGCTCGGTCTACCGCGGCGACCGCTACAAGTTCGTCGCCCGCCTCCAGCGCCCGACGGACTGAACCCGTCCGCGCATGCCGCACCGGGCCGGGCCGTACGGGCCCCGACCGCACCGCCGCCCGTCCACCGCGTCACGCCACGAGGGCCGTCCCGGCGCCTGCTCCGCCCAACTCCCCCGCGATAACCGCCGCATACCGATATGCGGACAGCTAGTGACGCGTGCCACGTCCCTGGCTTAGATTTCCAGCCGATCACACAGGAGTTCACCAGGGACGGGAGCCACGGTCATGGCCGAGAAAGCCGCACCACCGGACCGCAGACCGGTCGTCACCCCCACGCGTGTGGTGGCCGGACTGTGCCTGCTCGCCCCGTTCGTCGCGATGTTGTGGGTGAGTTCGTACGCCAGGATCGAGCCGACGCTGATCGGGATCCCGTTCTTCTACTGGTACCAGATGGCGTGGGTGCTGATCTCGACGGCGCTGACCGCCGTGGCCTACAAGCTGGTTCAGCGTGAGCAGCGCGCCCGTAAGGGTGGTGCGGACCGATGACGACCCCTGTCACGACGCTCGCCGCCGCCTCCCATGGCGTCAACGGCGTGGCGCTCGCCGTCTTCGTCTTCTTCTTCCTCGCCGTCACGGTCATGGGCTTCCTGGCCGCGCGCTGGCGCAGGGCCGAGCAGTCCGCCAGCCTCGACGAATGGGGCCTGGGCGGGCGGAGCTTCGGCACCTGGATCACCTGGTTCCTGCTGGGCGGCGACCTGTACACCGCGTACACGTTCGTGGCCGTGCCGGCGGCGATCTACACGGCCGGCGCCGCCGGCTTCTTCGCCGTCCCGTACACCATCCTGGTCTACCCGCTGATCTTCACCTTCCTGCCCCGGCTCTGGTCGGTCTCGCACCGGCACGGGTACGTCACCACCTCCGACTTCGTCCGCGGCCGCTTCGGCTCCAAGGGCCTGTCGCTGGCGGTGGCGCTCACCGGCCTGCTCGCCACGATGCCCTACATCGCGCTCCAACTCGTCGGCATCCAGGCCGTGCTGGACGTGATGGGGGTCGGCGGCGGCGAGCACGCCAACTGGTTCGTCAAGGACCTGCCGCTGCTGATCGCGTTCGCCGTGCTGGCCGCGTACACCTACTCCTCGGGCCTGCGGGCGCCCGCGCTGATCGCGTTCGTCAAGGACGGGCTGATCTACCTCGTCATCGTGGTGGCGATCATCTACATCCCGATCAAGCTGGGCGGCTTCGGCGAGATCTTCCACTCGGCCAAGGAAACGCTCGCCGTGCACGGGCCGACCGGCAAACCGCGCGGTGAACTGGCCAGCGGCCCCAACGCGCAGTGGGCGTACGCGACGCTCGCGCTCGGCTCGGCGCTGGCGCTGTTCATGTACCCGCACTCGATCACCGCGACGCTCTCCTCGCGCAGCCGCAACGTCATCCGCCGCAACACCACGATCCTGCCGCTCTACTCCCTGATGCTGGGCCTCCTCGCGCTGCTCGGCTTCATGGCGATCAAGGCCGGCACGGACACCCGGGGCAATGCGCAGTTGGCGATCCCGCAGCTCTTCGCGGACATGTTCCCCAGCTGGTTCGCCGGGGTGGCGTTCGCCGCGATCGGCATCGGCGCGCTGGTGCCCGCGGCGATCATGTCGATCGCCGCCGCCAACCTCTTCACCCGGAACGTCTACAAGGACTTCCTCAAGCCCACCGCCACGCCCGAGCAGGAGCACAAGGTCGCCAAGCTGGTCTCCCTGCTGGTCAAGGTCGGAGCGCTGGTCTTCGTCCTCACCATGGACAAGACCGTCGCGATCAACTTCCAGCTGCTGGGCGGCATCTGGATCCTGCAGACCATGCCGGCGCTGGTCGGCGGCCTCTTCACCCGGTGGTTCCACCGCTGGGCGCTGCTGGCCGGCTGGGCGATCGGCATGGTCTACGGCACCCTCGCCGCGTACGGGGTGGCCAGCCCGACCCAGAAGCACTTCGGCGGCTCCAGCGCGGAGATCCCCGGGATCGGCGAGATCGGCTACATCGGCCTCACCGCGTTCGTGCTGAACGTGGTGGTGACGGTCGTCCTGACGGTCGTCCTCAAGGCCCTCAAGGCCCCTGAGGGCACCGACGAGACCTCCCCCGACGACTACACCGCCGACCTCGGCGACAAGGGCGTCGTCGCCGACCTGCCGCCGGCGACGACGGGTGCGCCGGCGGGGCACTGAGGCGCGCCGACACCTACGGTCGAGGGCCGCCGCGCTCCCCCAGGGGCGCGGCGGCCCTCCGCCGTGCAGGGGACGCACGCGGCCGAGGGGGCAGTCCGTCAGCCGCCGGGTGTCGAACGCCCTGCCCACCGGTGACGGGAGGGAGAGCGGATCGCCGGGCGGGGTCATGGAACCTTCTCCTTCCGGAGAGCTGCGGAGTGGCGGAGCGGAGACCTCTGACACCGACCATAACGACGGCCACTGACAGTGACGACCGCACTCAACGACCCGGCCGCACACGCCCGTTGGCTCGGTCACACTGGCCCCATGGACATCACGATCAGACCCGTACGCCAGGCGGAGTTCGAGACGGTCGGGGAGCTCGTGGCGGAGGTGTATCTGGCCGAGGGGTTGCTGCACGGCGGGGCGCACGATCCGTACGCGGCGGAGCTGCGGAAGGTGGCGCACCGCGCGGAGCACGCCGAGGTGCTGGTGGCCGCGGACGGGGTGGACGGGGCGGTGCTGGGCGCGGTGACGTTCGCGGCGCACGGCAGCCCGTACGCGGAGTTGGCCGGGCCCGGGGAGGGCGAGTTCCGGATGCTGGCGGTGCGGCCCGAGGGGCGCGGGCGCGGCATCGGGGAGGCCCTGGTGCGGGCCTGTCTGACGCGGGCGCGGGCGCTGGGGCTGCGCGGGATGGTGCTGTCGAGCCAGCAGCACCTGCTGCCGGCGCACCGGCTCTACCGGCGGCTGGGGTTCGCGCGGGCGGCCGAGCGGGACTGGGCCCCGGTGCCCGGTCTCACGCTGTGGGCGTTCGCCCGCGAGCTGACCTGAGCGGCGTTCCGGCGGGCTCCGAGCCGCCTTCGGGCGGGCCGCCGGCGGGATTTCGGCGGGGTTCCGAGGCGTTTCGGAGGGGATCCGGGCGAGTCGGCGCTTCGTACACCTGGGGGAATGGTATGAGGCGGCGACACAAGATGTGGGGGTGCGTGCGGGGAGCGACACAAGATGTATGCTCGTCCTCGCTGTCGCCGCAGGGGAATCCGGTGCGAATCCGGAACTGTCCCGCAACGGTGTGCGAGCGCGGACCACGGCCCTTTCCCCAAGGGCCGGTCGAGCGCTCCCGAGTCCGAGGACCTGCCGACGGTACGCCCGCACCGCCATCGGTGCGGCGTCGATACGTCCGGGCCCCGAGGGATGGGCAGATGGACGCCGCGCGGCCGACCCGCGCACCCCCGGTTCGCCGCGGGGTGCCCCCTGCCCGCACGGCTCCCGTCATGCCGCCACCCCTCCCGGCCCCCGCCGAGTGAGGGAGAGCATCAGGTGACCATCGCGCCAACGGAGCCAGCGTCAGACGCCGAGGTCGTGCAGCCCGT is a genomic window containing:
- a CDS encoding extracellular solute-binding protein; translation: MKRGLIAATAVAGMLVSVAACGSSGGNAGADGFKGQKLTVWVMSGSNPDQWTKQVSEQFKKKTGATVEFKVQQWNGIQQKLSTALSEDTPPDVVEIGNTQTAAYAKAGALVDLGDLKKEIGADWNDAFNKAAMVDGKQYALPWFAGNRVVMYNKKIWAQAGITKLPTTRAELFHDLDAVKRKTDAEPLYLPGQNWYFLDGLTIGTGAQLVKKEGDKWVSNFSDPKVAKAMDIYKQYQAFSTAPKNKDEATPQQGEIFAKGKTGAIIAMGYEAATAIKANPKIKDDIGFFTIPGESAAKPEGVFLGGSNFAVAGMSKNQELAKEFLKVALSKDNDAQMVKESGWTPKSPALAGAAKDNPAAAAAAPAAEKSGGTTPLIPQWAAVENVPNPIKNYMTAVLNGKAPTDAAKDIESELNARLAKQ
- a CDS encoding carbohydrate ABC transporter permease, which codes for MKRSLAGRIWPNATAAVLALVFAFPVYWMFATAFKPTQDILSEDPVWFPFHGTFSHFVTAVAAPNFWRLAGNSVLVTVVAVGLSLVIGLCGSFAIARMRFKGRKGILLTFMVAQMAPWEVMVISIYMIVRDADLLNSLLPLTFFYMLMVLPFTLLTLRGYVAAVPKELEESAMVDGCSRRQAFVKVVLPLLAPGLMATSLFGFITAWNEFPLVLVLNKEPGAGTLPLWLSQFQTQFGNDWGATMAAASLFALPILVLFLFLQRKAVGGLTSGAVKG
- a CDS encoding carbohydrate ABC transporter permease, with the translated sequence MAVQLDEAAGRTVPRTGKGGAPPARSGAGGRRAAPYLLLLPALLATAVFLGWPLVRNLVLSFQNLNMKELIQHLTDWRGLGNYQEVLGSEQFWRVTVRTVVFTAVNVVLIMVLGTLLGLLLARLGKKMRLTLSVALVLAWAMPSIAATTVFQWLFDSRYGVVNWVLDHLGWHSMARYDWVGTQLSTFFVITVLIVWQSLPFVALNLYAATTTIPKELYEAARMDGAGTWKIFTSVTFPFLRPFFMATTFLEVIWVFKAFPQIFAINQGGPDRLTETLPIYAFTEGVGNLHFGMGAAISVLTIVVLLALTAYYLRLTLKQEEDAL
- a CDS encoding GNAT family N-acetyltransferase, giving the protein MDITIRPVRQAEFETVGELVAEVYLAEGLLHGGAHDPYAAELRKVAHRAEHAEVLVAADGVDGAVLGAVTFAAHGSPYAELAGPGEGEFRMLAVRPEGRGRGIGEALVRACLTRARALGLRGMVLSSQQHLLPAHRLYRRLGFARAAERDWAPVPGLTLWAFARELT
- a CDS encoding GntR family transcriptional regulator; protein product: MDTEAGSAESGGSATRTARVPKYYRLKRHLLEITETLPPGTPVPPERTLAAEFDTSRTTVRQALQELVVEGRLERIQGKGTFVAKPKVSQALQLTSYTEDMRAQGLEPTSQLLDIGYVTADDRLAGLLDIVPGGRVLRIERLRLASGEPMAIETTHLSAKRFPALRRNLVKYTSLYTALAEVYDVRLAEAEETIETSLATPREAGLLGTDVGLPMLMLSRHSLDAHGQPVEWVRSVYRGDRYKFVARLQRPTD
- a CDS encoding DUF3311 domain-containing protein; translation: MAEKAAPPDRRPVVTPTRVVAGLCLLAPFVAMLWVSSYARIEPTLIGIPFFYWYQMAWVLISTALTAVAYKLVQREQRARKGGADR
- the mctP gene encoding monocarboxylate uptake permease MctP, with the protein product MTTPVTTLAAASHGVNGVALAVFVFFFLAVTVMGFLAARWRRAEQSASLDEWGLGGRSFGTWITWFLLGGDLYTAYTFVAVPAAIYTAGAAGFFAVPYTILVYPLIFTFLPRLWSVSHRHGYVTTSDFVRGRFGSKGLSLAVALTGLLATMPYIALQLVGIQAVLDVMGVGGGEHANWFVKDLPLLIAFAVLAAYTYSSGLRAPALIAFVKDGLIYLVIVVAIIYIPIKLGGFGEIFHSAKETLAVHGPTGKPRGELASGPNAQWAYATLALGSALALFMYPHSITATLSSRSRNVIRRNTTILPLYSLMLGLLALLGFMAIKAGTDTRGNAQLAIPQLFADMFPSWFAGVAFAAIGIGALVPAAIMSIAAANLFTRNVYKDFLKPTATPEQEHKVAKLVSLLVKVGALVFVLTMDKTVAINFQLLGGIWILQTMPALVGGLFTRWFHRWALLAGWAIGMVYGTLAAYGVASPTQKHFGGSSAEIPGIGEIGYIGLTAFVLNVVVTVVLTVVLKALKAPEGTDETSPDDYTADLGDKGVVADLPPATTGAPAGH